tttttcacctcctgtttaaggtcctctattattttcatataagtCACTTTTgagtcgatttcttctatttcttcttgagtaaggtatacaattcttcttattttgggatccctggattctggtgatgtcattgCCTTTCagcttgttggaggaattcttgcattggtgcctgcccttctcttccttcaaatggtgCCCCGAgaagcctggtgtcttggtccagtctttgccaTGATTgcctctctgggtgtatctcctcagtgtagaagcagCAACCAttcccgtccagatggaactcctcaggaTCTAAATATGGAtgcctgtccagatggaactcctcctatttctattattcttatatttgatTTCTTCGAAGTATTTCAGTGTTCCTGGATGTTCCatgtcaagatttttttttgatttaacaAATACTTTGataattgtttctatttttatatttctattttatagggTATCATtgtgtctgtagttcctgtttgcttacCTAGATTTTCCTTTTGCACAACTCCCgcagattttgtttatttatagtaTATGCTTCCTATTCTAGGTaaacattttcattcatttctttcaattgattgtgctttctttgctttctttaaggaatttatttcatttactacatttttgagtttgctttttttcctcaatttatttcatgcatttatttattttctccttaagctccttggtgtaggaggtttttctgtacttttgttgttttcactggttaataaagaaactgctttggcctggtgatagggcagaacttaggtaggcacgGAGACAGAACTAAATTTtgtgggaagaaagcagagtcacgGAGATGCCATTGATTttccacctgagacagacactggttagaatttTTTCCTGATAAGCCattgccacatggtgatatacatattaattgaaatgggttaaataaagatgtgagagttagccaataagaggctagagataatgggacaagcagtgatttaattaatacaatttctgtgaggttattttggggctaagctagccaggtggccaggacaaacaagtgtgCCCCACCTTGCAACAGGTCCTCAATAAAATTCATTAAGTTGTTTTTAAGGTCTTATACTTCAGCTGTGCTAGAAGACAAGTCTTGCTGTAGTAAGATAACTGGCTTTGGCAGTGACATATTATCTTGGTTGTTGCTGTAATAATACTAACACTGGTGTATAGGAATCTGACTTTGTGGTGAATATAGACCTATGTGCTTGTTGACAAGTTCATCTTGAATACATGCTTTATTCCTTTGTTTATGTTTCCTCTTTTGTCATCTCACACTTTGCTTAAAGATTTTAAACGTATCTCCTCTTACGTCAGAGGATGCATGTCTGGTGGCAATATTGGCCCATGGTTCAGCAGTAAGGCTCTCCCTATGTTGAGGCTGGGGCTGTTTGATTCATAGAGGTTTGGGATGAGAATATGGTAGGGGACCAAATTGTGGGATTGAATATGAGCAGGCCATCAATGTCAACCTTTAATATTCCTGTATGTTCTCTGGTTGAGTAGAGACTCTCTTCCAGTGTTAAAGAGCTGAAGTCCTCTGGTCTGGAGGTTTGGGGATGGGCAATTACATTTGATATATGAGGAGAGGGTGACATTCAAATATGAGTGTCCCATCTGGAACACTAGTGGCCATTGTGGTTTTTGGTAGAGCTGGGAAAGTGTCCCTTTTCTGGCTGGGGTAATGTAGAAAGGGAGATCAAATACATGAGATATAGTGAACAGGCACAGAGAAAGTGAGAGCCTTGGGGAATTCAATCTGCAAATCTCCTACACGGACTTATGTTTGGAAGCATGTTCCCTGTTAAAGATTTGATAAACCAATGCAAAATTGTGTTAAATCATTGACTTCTCTGTCATTGATTCTTTCTCTgtggttaatagtcatctattcACCTGCCCAAGGAAAGTTTATACAATGTTCAAGACACTTGTGGCAAGTGTAAAACTCTTCTGAACAGGAAATTAGCAAAAAagtatgtaaaaattaaaagtaaaagtatTCTTCTATGAAAGAATCTGTCTTTCACTTTTCTCTATATCCACATTGTGGGCAGTAAGGACAGCTCATCAAAGAACTAGTCACGCACCTTTTAGATGTTTATTTTTCAATGTATAATCATATCTATAGAAGAATAGTAGTCCTGTTTATCTCATCACAAATACTAAATAAGACATAATACTATTCACAGAAAAGACCTGTCCCATATTTACTAAGTTCTCTACAGGCATATCCACTGAAAGATGGGCATTGGCCCACACTCACAAAACACTCTCCCATTATTGAAAGGAGTCTTCTTGgtggttcctggccacctggctatcttagacctgaaataatcacacagagaaagtattgtttaaatcactgcttggcccattagctttagcttgtTGTTTGctaactcctacatattaatttagcacgtctccattaatctgtgtatcaccatgtgacagtggttTTCCAACAAAGTTCTCAGgcctctgtctctggtggcagcagctccatgatgttcctctgactctgccttcttcctcccagcattctcttccattttctcctcctacctaagttctgacctatcaaaaggtcaagggagtttctttattcattaatagtaatcacagtaCACAGATAGGATTCCTACATCACTTGGTCTCAGAAGTGGGATGCAAGCAGTTCCTTGCAATACTTAATTGATCTGCCAATGTTGTGGACTAAATCTATGTAAAACCTGAAAATGCTCAACAAGGACAAAAGAACAGCATTAAGCATGGTTTTGTAGTGGCATTTTTTTgtatgggctctgtttgctaaatGCAGGCAGAGGCATGGCTTCTTTGAAAAAGAATTTTCTGGTTCGGTCCATAGCAGATAATAAAAGCCAAGCAGTTTTGAAGTGCTGCTTCCTGGGCCATGATTCCGGCAcaaactctggctatggagcatttcaaTAGTACTTTTGGGCCTGGGTGATTGTGTGCCCACTCAGAGTTGGAAGACAAGTGGATGAGACTATGTCCATGTCTCCGTACTCTCTACCTAGGCAGGTCGAAGGATCATGTTTACTAAGCTTGCACAGGTGGGAGGGCAATTTTGActattatatatgtttatctattaatctgtatttcttaattatacattacatttttgatGAGCTATACAAACAGaatgccttaatcaagatcagaaatacatatacatacaacactGTAGCAGGAGATGACTTATTAAATAAAACCCCATTCTATTTCAGTTATCATCATCCCAAGTGGGCCCAAGTAAACACCATAGAGTACCACCAACTGATGGACATTCATCAATGTGTAGTTTCTAAAGCATCTGCTAGGGCAACTAATACTTGTGACATACCTAGCTGTGAAGAGTTTTCCCATAGATATACAGTTACTCTCTTGAACGATCTGATGTGGTTCCATTATCCTCAAACTGCATCAAGATTGGAAGCAAGAGACCTGTCCATTGTAAACATCATATGTGTTCCTATTTCTCCATACCTCatttacatacatgtaaaatCACTGCCCTTTAATCTCAAAGTTCACTTCTTCTTCTAGTTTTGCTAAAAAGGGAATTATGAACTGTGAATTATATGCTTGCATTCTTTGCAAAGTGTGATTGACACTACACTTGTCGTTTACTTGATCGACAGCCATGGTGTGTGATAGTTAGCAACACATTAGAGAGGGAATAGAGCAGTTACATACTAGCACATCtttgccattattttaaaaacaaatgtattgTCTCTTTGTATCTAAATTTTTTGTTTCTGACACTTATTTACTATGTACCTCTTAAATTTGCTTTCAGTAATTTTGCTAATTATAACTCTTTATTTTACCAATGTGGGGActacacacattttaattttttgtattgttAATAGTTGTTATCAAGTGCAGAAACTTAGTCCACTGGGACACTATAACTGCTCAAGGGATTTATGTTTCTTAATGTTTGGGAGAAAGGAATTGGTTTTGGGCTTCACAAGATCTAGTCTCAAATTCCTATTATGTATTACTAAAATTTTCAGTAACTCTTTTCATGGGTggtaataaaaatagtaaaaaattatttttattttaaaaatatatatgtaaatatgtaaagaaatcatAGTCGTACAATATCTAAGTGGGAAATAGGTTCATTTTACTCTGAGTGAATCGTTTAGAATGAAGAAGTATGATTAATGTTTATTGGTTAGATTATATGAAATGACTAGGAAAAGACAGAAGTTACTGCTCTTcccaaaaaataaacacaaattggTATCCCAACTTGCTTATTACCTACTTTTATTCCAGAAAGCCTCATAAACATTTTCCtcagattttattctttatcatCTTCTATTTACAAAGATGTTAAACTGGCACAGTTAAATTAATGTAGGATGCTATTGTTGTGTTAGTATAACTGGAAATGTAGTCAAAGCAGTTTTGTAGTATAAAAAACAATTGGTCAGAAGTCTCCAGTGAGAATATGTGACATTCTGTGTAAACATAAATTAGGTGAATAGTACTTAGAAGGTAGTACATGGCCTTAATCTCTGGAATAAGAACCTGGAGCTGGTGTATCTTTGTACTTTTGAGGATAGTCTAATCTGTAGCAAATTCTTGTTCAAAACCTTGGAATCCATTCTCTATTAATACCCACATTAACATTAATACTGTCTATATACATTGGTGAACACATACATATAGCTTTACAAAATACATCTTtgatatttaaattcatttaaatataaattatccaTTAGATAAATcagttaaaaaagaataacacaaAGATCAAGGGCATATGTTAAGTATAATGCCCACTGATTATAAAGAATTGAAAGCATAACAGCCAAATGTTTCCCATACTATTGTACACTCAACAGTCATTATTTAACAGTTTTATCAAATTCAGTTGATTtcataagaaaatataataaactcATAGGCTCACATGTATCTTGAATTTTTCACATTGATCgatgatttaaaaatgtatatttgaaTAGGTTTATTGTTTGGTTAAAGCCTCTGCCATTGTCTTTATCTTTAGAGTAAGCACTTAAAaaccagaaattgaaaacacactCTTTGAAAGGTGCTGATGTATTACTTTATTTATGGAAGATGAACTCTAATGAACTTTTAAAGCTTTTACAAGCTTCCAGCTACTTATAGTATTCTAATCTATCAATATAAGCCATTTGTATCAGTATTGGCAGTGCCTGAGAATACGGTACAGCTCAGAATAGAACAACTATTGACTACTCCGTATCATCTTTATTTCTCAGTTCATATTAATCACCATATCCTTTTACAGAACAACAACTAAAAGCTTCCAGTTTTTACTGGCCTTAGCTTTTTCCATGGATGAAGTCAACAGGAACCCTGATCTTCTACCAAATTCATCATTTGTATTTGAATGTCCAGAGCGTGGTTGTGCAATTGGGACAAAAATAGATAGTCACTTTAACTTTTCTGAAGTAGTTCATGATTTGCCCCCTAATTATATGTGTCATAAACAGACTATGTGTATCGTGGTCCTTACAGGACCAAATTTGGCAACATCTGTGATGATTAGGACCATGCTCAACATCTTCAAACCTCAACAGGTGAGATTTTGTGTTGTAACTTTGCAAGAAATTCTAACTCTGCTCTTATAGTCCTAGAAGCTAAGAAGATTGTGAGGAGTATACTACCATCAAATTTGCGTTAAACGATGTCGTTCAAGGTTTTATTCATTCCTGATGGGGCctcattttcctttttgaaattgAGATGAGGGAAGAAGTAGCAGATAAGGAGTTTTTTTTATAAGCAACTCTTGACCTAAAGTGTGTTTACAAGTTCTTATGTACGTGTGCTACTTCATGCTGCTCCCTCTGTTGCAGTTCCTTCAGGTTACCTATGGACCTTTCCATCCCATCCTGAGCAATCGTGAACAATTTCCCTCTCTGTATCAGATGGCTGCCAAGGACACATCTTTAGCCCTGGCCATGATCTCTTTGATGCGTTACTTCAACTGGAACTGGATTGGACTGGCCATCTCAGACAATGATCAGGGTACTCAATTTCTCACAAAATTAAGAGGAGAGATGGAAAAAATTACAGTCTGCTTTGCCTTTGTGAGTGTGATCCCAGTCAAGATGCATTTATTCTTGATGCGAGCTGAAGTGTATTATAACCAAATAGTGACATCATCCACAAATGTAGTTGTCATTTATGGTGACCCAGAGAGTTCTCTAGCTGTGGGCTTTAGAAGGTGGGAATCTCTAGGTTTACAGAGAATATGGGTCACCACCTCACAGTGGGATGGCACTACAACTAAGAATGACTTCCCACTTAATTCCTTCAATGGGAAAATAACTTTTGCACACCATCATGCTgagatttctaattttaaaacatttgtccAGACATTGAACCCTCTCAAATACACAGACGAATTTCTGGCCAGGCTGGAGTGGATGAACTTGAACTGTAAAGTCTCAGCTTCTACATGTAAGACCCTGAAGAATTGCTTATCCAATGCCTCATTGCAATGGCTAAAGGCACAAACTTTTGACATGGCCTTTAGTGATGAGAGTTATGACATATATAATGCGGTGTATACTGTGGCCCATGCCTTCCATGAAATGCTTCTTCAGCATTTATATAATCAACCCATGGATAATGGAAAAGGACATTATGCTCACTGCTTGAAGGTagtgtttcttcttttggatGAAATTTGATGTCATCAATATCAATGTCTTTAAATTCTGTCAATTGTCCCAATTTACTAAATTAGggaatatttcataaaatagaaagatTTATGGAAATTTTTCTTCATAATGATGTAAATTTGGATGCTGATATAAATCTTAATGTAAAAGCAATGGTGTGGAAGGTATAATTTGTAAAGAAAGTACACTGATTTTGTTACAGAGTACCTGACAATCACCACAGCtattctaaaactgtaagcccaaGTCCTTCCTCCTTAATCCTCTTCTTTATGAGAAGATGAATCCTTGCATATTCATTGTCACATATGTGAAAATTAGCTTATGAGATGATTGTCACAAGTCTTCTAAACTGAATCTGTTCACACTGTTCGCACTTGGGACCTCTTTTCTCAACCTGAGTGAAAGTAATTACACAGTAAACAGTGTCATCCTTCAGTTAAGGACATACATTTGTATATGTAAGTGTGAATGCATGGTTCTTCTTGTGTATGTTTTCACATTTTGTATTTCTAGGTATCTCTTATTGTATCTATGTtagtgggtatatatatatatatatatatatatatatatatatatatgtttctgtatATCCACATATCTATCTGTTTGAggaactgaaaataaatttatcttgTATCAATGTCTTTCTGTATCGAAGTTTGTTTCTGTGAATAactttttgtgtggttttttagttcatgtgtttatatgtgtttagTTCACTTTCTTTATTGCTTGAACATATGtacatctttctttttgtttgtctgtctctgtttctctcaatCTATCTTTGTATATGAGCATAAATACATTAATATCAATAGCTCTCTGTGTAGGTGTTTTTGTCTGTAAGTGTCTCACTGTGTGTATTTGTAATTAATTTGTGCATGTATTTTTGGCCGTCTTCATGTGTTTcacagctttctgtttttgtgtgtctgttttggtGCATATGTCTCACTGTGTGTATCATTGTTTTCATGTGTGAGTGttggcatttgtgtgtatgtctatataaaaTGTATGTTGATGCATTATGTATGTCTATATGGAAGTGAATCTCTGactgtatgtctctgtctctctctctcatggtgtgtgtgttttcatattgGTATTTtgtatctgtatatatgtctgtgtttctgtttggtactttttttctgaaagaacTTAAATTCTAGGAAcattattgatggaggaaggtcattggttaaataataaagaaactgcttggctcacataggttagaacataggtgggtggagtaaacagaacagaatgctgggaggaagaggaagtgagcagatgcagggcagctcctttcagagacagacaccatgaatcaagccgccaggtcagacatgttgaatctttcctggtaagactggtgctacacagattattagagatgggttgatcgggatatgagaattagccagtaagggctagagctaatgggttaagcagtgtttaaaagaatacagtttgtgtgttgttatttcggggcataagctagtcaggcaaccaggagctggggcggaaGGAACactgcccgcagctcctcacaACAGAATGGTGCCAATGTGTTTATAACTGaacccacagaaagcctgagaacgcttgggaaagaatagagtaaagcatgttttcttggtagcagcaatttcttgggtctgctctgcttgctagagacaagcaagtgctctcatctaagagaggcttcctgactcagctttagctgcaaaaacttgcagctctcttaagtggtcctgccacgaaacacttaaaacggtgttggttgaaagctgaaggcatgcttttcggttttcagccatagcaggaaaaaagttgtgctgttttaaaatgctggctttctgggccatcctgccagggcaaactctgactcaggcaAGCAGTCTGaacgagtgtggtctgtgagcagaatgctgcagcttacttgctcacagggactttgaaatgccacagagttgtggcaataaaaatggctccagtagtacctcagccatgagactggaaagctaaggaatgggctggatccaaccgccaaagccatggctttaatcctacctatattgcttggtaaattaaagactcatatggtcagaaaaacagagagagatacagtaaagagagtgtcaaaaacaaagaaaacttttaaatgttttccagtgtgttaaaaatatatgcaggctaaaagttaaagttcttaaaagtaaaaaaaaaaaaaaaaaggaagagagtagttgggtgtggtagtacacacctttaatctcaacctttgggaggcagagggagattgacctctgtgacttcaagatgtggtaacatacacatttaatcccaatgcctgggaggcagagacagaaggatctctaagagttcaagggtagcctggtctgtagagttatccaggacaaagatatacagaaaatataaaataaaagtaaaaataaacaaaatagaggtcaaaataaagtgcacaaagatggaaaatacacagagaatcttgatactgtatgctattatgctctgtttgaattgtttgaatgctgaggaaggagcaacagctgctaaaagatatttgtttataaatgctactgaactaatccaacatagatattttgaaaataccttgacttcagaatttggatctaaggatatgatactttggaaaagagattcttcttttgttttcacagaggacgagaccctgttgattgcttctatctcaatatggtatCATAGACCACTCCCtcccaaaaggttgctgtgaacaccctcaaaaaattactttgctcaactgccgactgagatgaacctagcagacaggttatcccataaaagacttgaataacagcgcccccattcagcaggaagcagtttggagagaaataactatgtccatattcccaaatattgtttataaatgttcttttacatttaaagggggatatgatataggtatgaataatttgcattgatatggattttgctttagtgatttaaatttaaggtcaattttgttatatgtatatgtatttctgctcttgattaaggtattgtgattgtgtagctcatgtaaaaatgttatgtatataacttgttaatgaatagttatctataatagtcaagtttgtagtcatgttagattttctagatgtacatagatatattttagataggcattcttcatatctttcaaagattataaaatatggcattttaagtgttttaataacttaggacttttcatgacaatgagacactctgctcctggcagcaccaatctacttcaagaggaagatgggcatcgaagaggctccttatggagtttgatagccatttgggcaagaaattgctcttgcctggactgttgcataaactggacacaaagaacctgcagagagaggactgctgaacttgcctaaaggtgagatgatcttttgggattcctgattcatgaaagagtctgcgagacattctgcaggacacagcagatagtgactgaactgcctttgaaattttctgcttcatggaaatgtctgctggaaactatgggcctgtaggccgaagacggatgccccaatggtacataggaacttttggtgactgtccaggcagcgagatgtctctgtcatttctagagtttgaaagttgcttatttcttgtttgcttaggaaatattatatccttctcgagtctttgatggagttgaagaatatatagttatagttttccttagttatgataaagataaaatagatgtaaatattgtaattcttacttgataactgtttttttatgtgtaagtttgctatgttaaagttaaagccttccttttttttgtttaaacagaaaaaggggaaatgttggaggaaggtcattggttaaataataaagaaactacttggatctcataggttagaacataggtgggtggagtaaagagaagagaatgctgggaagaagaggaagtgagctcagatgcagggcagctcctctcagagacagacgccatgaagcaagccgccaggtcagacatgctgaatctctcttggtaagactggtgctacacagattattagagatggtttgatcaggatatgagaattagccagtaagggctagagctaatgggctaagcagtctttaaaaaattacagtttgtgtgttgttatttcggggcataagctagtcaggcaaccaggagctggggcagcaggaacacagcccgcagctcctcacagCACATTATGATAACTTTATTTGTCCACAGGATTTACTGTTATTTCTGCCCTGGACACCATCAGTAATACTGcctttaagatgaaataaaatgcattttatgaaTTCAAGAAAGGGCACACACACTATAGAATGGTATATCTCTTTCAGCTGCACTCCTTTCTGAGGAAAACACACTTCACTAATCCAGTTGCAGGCAGAATGATTATGAACGAGAAAGAAAATCTTCAGGAAGAGTATGGCATTTTTCAGATTTGGAATTTACCATATGGTCTTGGACTTAAGGTGAAAATAGGAGAGTTTATCTCATATTTTCCTTATGATCAACATCTGCATATATATGAAGACATGATAGAGcatgcaacaggaagtagacaggTAGGTCTGACTTAACTGCATTCCTTTGCATTACACAAC
This genomic window from Chionomys nivalis chromosome 2, mChiNiv1.1, whole genome shotgun sequence contains:
- the LOC130864310 gene encoding vomeronasal type-2 receptor 116-like isoform X2, which encodes MFALVFLFFFLNIPLLVSRFTQPRCFWRMYENKDKDEDLVTRCVFFLIMEQRPVEKDYFNHILNIQTTTKSFQFLLALAFSMDEVNRNPDLLPNSSFVFECPERGCAIGTKIDSHFNFSEVVHDLPPNYMCHKQTMCIVVLTGPNLATSVMIRTMLNIFKPQQFLQVTYGPFHPILSNREQFPSLYQMAAKDTSLALAMISLMRYFNWNWIGLAISDNDQGTQFLTKLRGEMEKITVCFAFVSVIPVKMHLFLMRAEVYYNQIVTSSTNVVVIYGDPESSLAVGFRRWESLGLQRIWVTTSQWDGTTTKNDFPLNSFNGKITFAHHHAEISNFKTFVQTLNPLKYTDEFLARLEWMNLNCKVSASTCKTLKNCLSNASLQWLKAQTFDMAFSDESYDIYNAVYTVAHAFHEMLLQHLYNQPMDNGKGHYAHCLKLHSFLRKTHFTNPVAGRMIMNEKENLQEEYGIFQIWNLPYGLGLKVKIGEFISYFPYDQHLHIYEDMIEHATGSRQMPPSVCSADCGPGFRKFWQEGMAACCFDCSPCPQNEVSNETTVILGIFVKHHDTPIVKANNQNLSYILLISLVFCFLCPLLFIGHPNSATCVLQQITFGVVFTLAVSTVLAKTVTVVLAFKVTVPGTRMRYFLVSGVPKHIIAICTLIQIILCTIWLHFSPPFIDKDVHSEHGQIIIVCNKGSVTAFYCVLGYHGSLALGSFIVAFLARNLPDTFNEAKLLTFSMLLFCSVWITFLPVYHSTKGKIMVAVEVLSILASSAGLLGCIFIPKCYIILLRPERNSLQKLRDKTSS
- the LOC130864310 gene encoding vomeronasal type-2 receptor 116-like isoform X1, with the protein product MFALVFLFFFLNIPLLVSRFTQPRCFWRMYENKDKDEDLVTRCVFFLIMEQRPVEKDYFNHILNIQTTTKSFQFLLALAFSMDEVNRNPDLLPNSSFVFECPERGCAIGTKIDSHFNFSEVVHDLPPNYMCHKQTMCIVVLTGPNLATSVMIRTMLNIFKPQQFLQVTYGPFHPILSNREQFPSLYQMAAKDTSLALAMISLMRYFNWNWIGLAISDNDQGTQFLTKLRGEMEKITVCFAFVSVIPVKMHLFLMRAEVYYNQIVTSSTNVVVIYGDPESSLAVGFRRWESLGLQRIWVTTSQWDGTTTKNDFPLNSFNGKITFAHHHAEISNFKTFVQTLNPLKYTDEFLARLEWMNLNCKVSASTCKTLKNCLSNASLQWLKAQTFDMAFSDESYDIYNAVYTVAHAFHEMLLQHLYNQPMDNGKGHYAHCLKLHSFLRKTHFTNPVAGRMIMNEKENLQEEYGIFQIWNLPYGLGLKVKIGEFISYFPYDQHLHIYEDMIEHATGSRQMPPSVCSADCGPGFRKFWQEGMAACCFDCSPCPQNEVSNETNVDKCVRCPEDQYANREQNQCIQKAVIFLNYKDTIGMVLTLMALFLSAFTTVILGIFVKHHDTPIVKANNQNLSYILLISLVFCFLCPLLFIGHPNSATCVLQQITFGVVFTLAVSTVLAKTVTVVLAFKVTVPGTRMRYFLVSGVPKHIIAICTLIQIILCTIWLHFSPPFIDKDVHSEHGQIIIVCNKGSVTAFYCVLGYHGSLALGSFIVAFLARNLPDTFNEAKLLTFSMLLFCSVWITFLPVYHSTKGKIMVAVEVLSILASSAGLLGCIFIPKCYIILLRPERNSLQKLRDKTSS